From one Simplicispira suum genomic stretch:
- the dapE gene encoding succinyl-diaminopimelate desuccinylase: MNTAAPSAPPRTLELAEQLIARPSVTPDDAGCLSLLSERLTPLGFHCEAMDSGPASFRVQNLWSKRPSALMGRAQDAIKTIVFAGHTDVVPTGPPGEWTSPPFVPTQRGGKLYGRGASDMKTSIAAFVVAVEEFLAATPEPLISIALLLTSDEEGPSVDGTKVVVEQLRARGERIDWCIVGEPTSVARTGDMIKNGRRGTLSGRLVVRGIQGHIAYPHLARNPIHQAVPALAELAALRWDEGNAFFPPTSWQMSNIHGGTGASNVIPGEVVVDFNFRFCTESSAESLKQRVHAVLDRHELEYELQWTLGGEPFLTTPGELVDAVQRAIADETGLVTELSTTGGTSDGRFIATLCPQVIECGPPNASIHKIDEHIALSDIEPIKNIYRRTLEHLNTLAAAQR, translated from the coding sequence TTGAACACGGCCGCCCCTTCCGCCCCTCCCCGCACACTTGAGCTGGCAGAACAACTCATTGCGCGCCCCTCCGTCACCCCAGACGACGCTGGCTGCCTGTCCCTGCTGAGCGAGCGCCTGACGCCCCTCGGCTTCCACTGCGAGGCCATGGACAGCGGGCCGGCGAGCTTCCGTGTTCAAAATTTGTGGTCAAAAAGGCCCTCAGCGCTTATGGGACGGGCGCAAGATGCTATAAAAACAATAGTTTTTGCTGGACACACCGATGTGGTTCCCACCGGCCCGCCAGGCGAATGGACCAGCCCGCCCTTCGTGCCCACACAGCGGGGCGGCAAGCTCTACGGCCGCGGCGCAAGCGACATGAAGACCTCCATTGCCGCCTTCGTGGTGGCCGTGGAAGAGTTTCTGGCGGCCACTCCCGAACCGCTGATCAGCATCGCCCTGCTGCTCACCAGTGACGAAGAAGGCCCGTCGGTGGACGGAACCAAAGTGGTGGTCGAGCAGCTTCGCGCGCGCGGTGAGCGGATCGACTGGTGCATCGTCGGCGAGCCCACCTCGGTGGCGCGCACCGGGGACATGATCAAGAACGGCCGCCGCGGCACGCTCAGCGGGAGGCTGGTGGTGCGTGGCATTCAGGGCCACATCGCCTATCCGCACCTGGCGCGCAACCCCATTCACCAGGCAGTGCCCGCGTTGGCTGAACTGGCTGCACTGCGATGGGACGAAGGCAACGCCTTTTTCCCGCCCACCAGCTGGCAGATGAGCAACATCCACGGCGGCACGGGCGCGAGCAACGTGATTCCCGGCGAGGTGGTGGTGGATTTCAACTTCCGTTTCTGCACCGAATCGAGCGCGGAGAGCCTCAAGCAGCGCGTGCACGCGGTGCTCGACCGCCATGAACTCGAATACGAGCTGCAGTGGACTTTGGGCGGCGAGCCCTTCCTGACCACGCCCGGCGAGCTGGTGGACGCAGTGCAGCGGGCGATTGCCGACGAAACGGGCCTGGTCACCGAACTCTCCACCACCGGTGGCACCAGCGATGGCCGCTTCATCGCCACCCTCTGCCCGCAGGTCATCGAGTGCGGCCCGCCCAACGCCAGCATCCACAAGATCGACGAGCACATTGCGCTGTCCGACATTGAGCCGATAAAAAACATCTACCGCCGCACGCTGGAGCACTTGAACACGCTGGCGGCCGCCCAACGATGA
- the dapC gene encoding succinyldiaminopimelate transaminase, translating to MNPLLQRLQPYPFERLRQLFSGVVPPAQLRSISLGMGEPRHPTPAFITQILVSNLTGLSNYPATAGEPRLREAFAGWLARRYQVQLDHMTQVLPINGSREALFAIAQTVVDASRPEPVVVCPNPFYQIYEGAALLAGATPWYAPSDPERNFAVDWDSVPADVWQRTQLLYVCSPGNPTGAVMPLAEWEKLFALSDAHGFVIASDECYSEIYFQGAPPLGGLEAAAQLGRSDFRNLLAFTSLSKRSNVPGLRSGFVAGDAALIKDFLLYRTYHGGAMSPPVQAASIAAWGDEDHVVANRQMYRDKFEAVTPLLAPVLDVALPDAGFYLWARIPDALGLSDTQFARALQAQYNVTVLPGSYLAREAQGANPGAQRIRMALVAPTSECVEAAQRIVQFVQSLSSKPTS from the coding sequence ATGAATCCCCTGTTACAACGACTGCAACCGTATCCCTTTGAACGGCTGCGTCAACTTTTTTCGGGTGTGGTTCCGCCCGCACAGTTGCGCTCCATCAGCCTGGGGATGGGAGAGCCCCGCCACCCCACACCGGCGTTTATTACACAGATACTTGTCAGTAATCTGACAGGTCTGTCAAACTATCCAGCAACCGCGGGTGAGCCCCGGCTGCGCGAGGCCTTTGCCGGTTGGCTCGCCAGACGCTACCAGGTGCAGTTGGATCATATGACCCAAGTGCTGCCAATCAACGGCTCGCGCGAAGCCTTGTTTGCGATTGCGCAGACGGTGGTGGATGCCAGTCGACCTGAACCGGTGGTGGTATGCCCCAATCCGTTCTACCAGATCTATGAAGGAGCGGCCCTGCTCGCCGGTGCCACCCCCTGGTATGCGCCCAGCGATCCAGAGCGCAATTTCGCAGTCGATTGGGACAGCGTGCCCGCCGATGTGTGGCAACGCACCCAACTCCTGTACGTGTGCTCGCCCGGCAACCCCACCGGGGCCGTGATGCCCCTGGCCGAGTGGGAAAAGCTGTTCGCCCTCTCGGACGCCCATGGCTTCGTCATTGCTTCGGATGAGTGCTACAGCGAAATTTACTTCCAGGGAGCGCCTCCTCTGGGTGGCCTGGAAGCAGCCGCGCAGCTGGGGCGCAGCGATTTTCGTAACCTCCTGGCCTTTACCAGCCTATCCAAGCGCAGCAATGTGCCTGGCTTGCGCAGCGGTTTCGTGGCAGGCGATGCGGCCTTGATCAAGGACTTTTTGCTCTACCGCACATACCACGGCGGTGCGATGTCGCCGCCCGTACAGGCGGCCAGCATTGCCGCCTGGGGCGACGAAGACCATGTGGTAGCAAACCGACAGATGTACCGCGACAAATTCGAAGCCGTGACGCCGCTGCTTGCGCCCGTGCTGGATGTGGCCTTGCCCGACGCGGGTTTCTATTTGTGGGCCCGAATTCCCGACGCACTGGGCCTGTCGGACACGCAATTCGCCCGCGCGCTCCAGGCTCAATACAATGTGACGGTCCTGCCTGGCAGCTATCTCGCGCGCGAAGCGCAGGGCGCCAATCCGGGTGCGCAGCGTATCCGCATGGCGCTGGTGGCGCCAACCAGTGAATGCGTGGAAGCCGCGCAGCGCATCGTGCAATTTGTCCAATCGCTTTCCTCGAAACCAACCTCATGA
- a CDS encoding PilT/PilU family type 4a pilus ATPase: MSTMERILRLMAEKKASDVYLSANAPALIKINGECVPINNQILPPEAPRNLLSEIVPPDRIEELEETGELNMGVPLSGVGRFRVSGMRQRGSYAVVIRFISQQVPELDSLNLPSILGDLILEKRGLVLLVGATGSGKSTTLAAMIDRRNNLQTGHILTIEDPVEYQFKNKKSIINQREVGSDTQSLQVALKNALRQAPDVILIGEIRDRETMSAAIAYAQSGHLCLATLHANNSYQALNRILSFYPVEVRETMLGDLASALRSIVSQRLVRTTVGERVPAVEVMLNTKLVAELIENGDFSGVKEAMEKSMAEGSQTFEEDLARLILQNRIDRKEGLAFADSPTNLMWRLQNDFSIAGKAAQATQQAREAQAQDEEPSFTEIVLDVRGSD; this comes from the coding sequence ATGAGCACAATGGAACGCATCCTGCGCCTGATGGCCGAGAAAAAGGCCTCGGACGTCTATCTGTCGGCCAACGCACCAGCGCTGATCAAGATCAACGGCGAGTGCGTGCCGATCAACAACCAGATCCTGCCGCCCGAGGCGCCGCGCAACCTGCTCTCGGAGATCGTGCCACCAGACCGGATCGAGGAGCTGGAGGAAACCGGCGAACTCAATATGGGCGTACCGCTCTCGGGCGTGGGGCGCTTTCGCGTCAGCGGCATGCGCCAGCGCGGCAGCTATGCCGTAGTGATCCGCTTCATCAGCCAGCAGGTGCCGGAACTCGACAGCCTGAATCTGCCCTCCATTCTGGGCGACCTGATTCTGGAAAAACGTGGCTTGGTGCTGCTCGTCGGAGCCACGGGTTCAGGCAAAAGCACCACGCTGGCCGCCATGATCGATCGGCGCAACAACCTGCAGACCGGCCATATTCTGACGATCGAAGATCCGGTCGAGTACCAGTTCAAAAACAAGAAGTCCATCATCAACCAGCGCGAGGTCGGCTCTGACACCCAGTCGCTCCAGGTCGCGCTGAAGAACGCGCTGCGCCAAGCGCCCGACGTGATCTTGATCGGCGAAATCCGCGACCGCGAAACCATGTCGGCCGCGATTGCCTATGCGCAGTCGGGCCACTTGTGTCTTGCTACGCTGCACGCCAACAACAGCTACCAGGCGCTCAATCGCATTCTCAGTTTCTACCCCGTGGAAGTGCGCGAAACCATGCTGGGGGACCTTGCCTCGGCCTTGCGGTCCATTGTCTCTCAGCGGCTCGTGCGCACCACGGTCGGCGAGCGCGTACCGGCCGTCGAGGTCATGCTCAACACCAAGCTGGTGGCGGAACTCATTGAGAATGGCGACTTTTCGGGTGTCAAGGAAGCCATGGAAAAATCCATGGCCGAAGGCTCCCAGACCTTCGAGGAAGATCTGGCCCGACTGATTCTGCAAAACCGCATTGATCGCAAAGAGGGTCTGGCTTTCGCCGATTCACCCACCAACCTCATGTGGCGGCTGCAGAACGATTTTTCCATTGCGGGAAAGGCCGCTCAGGCCACGCAGCAAGCCCGCGAAGCGCAAGCGCAGGACGAGGAGCCTTCATTCACCGAAATCGTGCTCGACGTGAGAGGCAGTGATTGA
- a CDS encoding RnfABCDGE type electron transport complex subunit B, whose protein sequence is MAPPPDLGGLAARLVAALPQTQCTRCGYPDCAAYAQAIANAETDINRCPPGGAEGIERLAAITGQAIRTLHPDVGSEEPRSLAVIDEDWCIGCTLCLAACPTDAIVGANKFMHTVVAEHCTGCALCVPVCPVDCIAMTNVSGSATGWAAWSDGQATHAQARYEARQSRLAQERETGNPSAPAATERSKKSVVAAALARARAQRAP, encoded by the coding sequence ATGGCTCCGCCGCCCGACCTTGGCGGTCTGGCGGCCCGCTTGGTGGCCGCCTTGCCGCAAACGCAGTGCACCCGCTGCGGTTACCCCGATTGCGCAGCCTATGCGCAGGCCATTGCGAACGCAGAGACCGACATCAATCGCTGCCCCCCAGGCGGAGCAGAAGGTATTGAGCGCTTGGCCGCTATCACTGGGCAAGCCATCCGTACACTGCACCCGGATGTGGGCTCTGAAGAACCACGCAGCTTGGCGGTGATCGACGAAGACTGGTGCATTGGTTGCACGCTTTGTCTGGCCGCCTGCCCCACCGACGCCATCGTCGGCGCCAACAAGTTCATGCACACGGTGGTCGCTGAACATTGCACGGGCTGCGCACTGTGCGTTCCTGTTTGTCCCGTGGACTGCATCGCGATGACCAATGTCAGCGGCTCGGCTACCGGCTGGGCGGCTTGGTCAGACGGCCAGGCAACGCATGCGCAGGCGCGCTATGAGGCAAGACAATCGCGCCTTGCGCAGGAGCGCGAAACCGGCAACCCGTCTGCGCCCGCCGCAACAGAACGCAGCAAGAAATCGGTTGTTGCTGCCGCTTTGGCGCGAGCCCGGGCGCAGCGTGCGCCCTAG
- the dapD gene encoding 2,3,4,5-tetrahydropyridine-2,6-dicarboxylate N-succinyltransferase produces MTQQLQSLIDTAWDNRASLSPTSAPKEVMDAVEHVISELNTGKLRVATREAVGQWTVHQWIKKAVLLSFRLKDNEIMRAGDLAFFDKVQTKFSHLSPADMLATGVRVVPPAVARRGSFIAKGAVLMPSYVNIGAYVDENTMVDTWACVGSCAQVGKNVHLSGGVGLGGVLEPLQANPTIIEDNCFVGARSEVVEGVIVEENSVISMGVYISQSTPIYDRATGEITYGRIPSGSVVVSGNLPKDGGRYSLYAAIIVKRVDAQTRAKTSINDLLRD; encoded by the coding sequence ATGACGCAGCAACTCCAGAGCCTTATCGACACCGCGTGGGACAACCGCGCCAGCCTCTCGCCCACCAGCGCGCCCAAAGAGGTGATGGACGCTGTCGAGCATGTGATTTCCGAGCTCAATACCGGCAAGCTCCGCGTGGCCACCCGCGAGGCCGTCGGCCAGTGGACCGTGCACCAGTGGATCAAGAAGGCGGTGCTGTTGTCCTTCCGCCTCAAGGACAACGAGATCATGAGGGCCGGCGACCTGGCCTTCTTCGACAAGGTGCAAACCAAGTTTTCGCACCTCTCTCCTGCCGACATGCTGGCCACGGGCGTGCGCGTGGTGCCCCCGGCCGTCGCACGGCGCGGCAGCTTCATTGCCAAGGGCGCTGTGCTAATGCCTTCCTACGTCAACATTGGTGCCTACGTAGACGAAAACACCATGGTGGATACCTGGGCCTGCGTAGGTTCGTGCGCGCAGGTGGGTAAAAACGTCCATCTCTCGGGGGGTGTCGGCCTTGGCGGCGTCCTTGAGCCGCTGCAGGCCAACCCCACCATCATTGAAGACAACTGCTTTGTCGGCGCCCGCTCCGAAGTGGTTGAAGGTGTGATCGTCGAAGAAAACTCCGTCATCAGCATGGGCGTCTACATCAGCCAGAGCACGCCCATTTACGACCGAGCGACGGGCGAAATCACCTATGGCCGCATTCCCTCGGGATCCGTGGTGGTCAGTGGGAATTTGCCCAAGGACGGCGGGCGCTACAGCTTGTATGCGGCCATCATCGTCAAGCGCGTGGATGCGCAGACCCGCGCCAAGACCAGCATCAACGACTTGCTGCGCGACTAG
- the phbB gene encoding acetoacetyl-CoA reductase has product MSQRVAYVTGGMGGIGTAICQRLHKEGLKVIAGCGPTRDHAKWIAEQKALGYTFYASVGNVGDWDSTVEAFAKTKAEHGSIDVLVNNAGITRDRMFLKMSREDWDAVIETNLNSMFNVTKQVVADMVEKGWGRIVNISSVNGEKGQAGQTNYSAAKAGMHGFSMALAQELATKGVTVNTVAPGYIGTDMVKAIRPDVLEKIVATVPVKRLGEPSEIASIIAWLASDEGGYATGSEFSVNGGLHMG; this is encoded by the coding sequence ATGAGTCAAAGAGTAGCGTACGTCACGGGCGGAATGGGCGGTATTGGTACCGCCATCTGCCAGCGCCTCCACAAAGAGGGTTTGAAGGTGATCGCCGGCTGCGGCCCCACACGCGACCATGCGAAGTGGATTGCAGAGCAAAAAGCGCTGGGTTACACCTTCTATGCATCGGTAGGCAACGTGGGCGACTGGGATTCCACAGTAGAGGCCTTCGCCAAGACCAAGGCTGAGCACGGCAGCATTGACGTGCTGGTGAACAATGCCGGCATCACCCGCGACCGCATGTTCCTCAAGATGTCGCGAGAAGACTGGGATGCGGTGATCGAAACCAACCTCAACAGCATGTTCAACGTCACCAAACAGGTGGTTGCTGACATGGTGGAAAAGGGCTGGGGCCGTATCGTCAACATCAGCAGCGTGAATGGCGAGAAGGGCCAGGCTGGCCAGACCAATTATTCAGCCGCCAAGGCCGGCATGCACGGTTTTTCCATGGCGCTGGCGCAGGAGCTGGCCACCAAGGGCGTGACGGTGAATACCGTCGCGCCCGGCTACATCGGTACCGACATGGTCAAGGCGATTCGTCCCGACGTTTTGGAGAAAATTGTTGCTACGGTGCCGGTCAAGCGCTTGGGCGAGCCGAGTGAAATTGCCTCCATCATTGCCTGGCTGGCCTCGGACGAGGGCGGCTATGCCACCGGTTCCGAATTCTCGGTCAACGGCGGCCTGCACATGGGCTGA
- a CDS encoding ABC-F family ATP-binding cassette domain-containing protein: protein MITLKNVILRRGAKVLLDRVNATINPGEHVGLVGRNGAGKSSLFALFNGNLHEDGGDFFIPTQWRMSQVAQDMPETDQPATDFVVAGDTRLMEVQAQLAAAEAADDGMAIAHAYTDLHDAGANDAVPRAQALILGLGFKVSELDKPVDSFSGGWRMRLQLARALMCPSDLLLLDEPTNHLDLDALVWLEAWLKRYEGTMIVISHDREFLDAVTNVTMHIDHAQLTRYGGNYSKFEDLRTEQLELQQSSFAKQQDKIAHLQKFIARFKAKASKAKQAQSRVKALERMEKIAPVLADADFTFEFKEPANLPNPMLTITDASFGYLGEDGVETTILNSVSRSVLAGQRIGILGANGQGKSTLVKTIARTMAPLAGTITEGKGLSIGYFAQQELDVLRPHENPLEHMIRLAKEAGPNSREPSREQDLRSYLGSFNFSGDMVKQSVGSMSGGEKARLVLAMIVWQRPNLLLLDEPTNHLDLATREALSMALNEFEGTVMLVSHDRALLRAVCDEFWMVGRGAVGPFDGDLDDYQRYLLDEAKRQRELAKTEAAAEPVAPAATIEKRAAPAGCSSAGAKNVIDLASSAAPDAREQRRLAADARAQRAQQLRPIKREIDQIDQRLAALEGERAALEAQLSDQPTPAQMAECGRRLKAALEETQRLEERWLELSSELEGAAQGN, encoded by the coding sequence ATGATCACTCTCAAAAACGTCATTCTTCGCCGCGGCGCCAAAGTGCTGCTCGACCGCGTCAACGCCACCATCAACCCCGGAGAACACGTCGGCCTGGTGGGCCGCAACGGCGCCGGCAAGTCCAGCCTGTTTGCCCTGTTCAACGGCAACCTGCATGAAGACGGTGGCGACTTTTTCATCCCGACCCAATGGCGCATGTCCCAAGTGGCACAGGACATGCCCGAAACCGACCAGCCAGCGACCGATTTCGTCGTGGCCGGCGATACCCGCCTGATGGAGGTACAGGCCCAGTTGGCAGCGGCCGAAGCTGCCGACGACGGCATGGCCATTGCCCACGCCTACACCGACCTGCACGACGCGGGCGCCAACGATGCTGTGCCGCGCGCGCAGGCGCTGATTCTGGGCCTGGGTTTCAAGGTCTCCGAGTTGGACAAGCCGGTGGACAGCTTCTCGGGTGGTTGGCGCATGCGCCTCCAGCTGGCCCGCGCCTTGATGTGCCCAAGCGACCTGCTGCTGCTCGACGAGCCCACCAACCACCTGGACCTCGACGCCCTGGTCTGGCTGGAAGCCTGGCTCAAGCGCTACGAGGGCACGATGATCGTCATCAGCCACGACCGGGAGTTCCTCGACGCCGTGACCAATGTGACCATGCACATCGACCATGCGCAATTGACGCGCTACGGCGGCAACTACAGCAAGTTTGAAGACTTGCGCACCGAGCAGCTCGAACTGCAGCAGTCGAGCTTCGCCAAGCAACAGGACAAGATTGCCCATTTGCAGAAGTTCATCGCCCGCTTCAAGGCCAAAGCCAGCAAGGCCAAGCAGGCGCAAAGCCGGGTCAAGGCCCTGGAGCGCATGGAGAAAATCGCGCCGGTGCTGGCGGACGCCGACTTCACCTTTGAATTCAAGGAGCCTGCCAACCTGCCCAATCCGATGCTGACAATCACCGATGCCTCGTTTGGCTACCTGGGCGAGGACGGCGTAGAGACCACGATTCTGAACAGCGTCAGCCGCAGCGTGCTGGCGGGCCAGCGCATCGGCATCCTGGGCGCCAACGGACAGGGCAAATCAACCCTGGTCAAGACCATTGCCCGCACCATGGCGCCGCTGGCGGGCACCATCACCGAAGGCAAGGGCCTGTCGATTGGCTACTTTGCCCAGCAGGAGCTTGATGTGCTGCGACCGCACGAAAACCCGCTGGAACACATGATCCGCCTGGCCAAGGAGGCCGGCCCCAACAGCCGCGAACCCAGCCGCGAGCAGGACCTGCGCAGCTACCTGGGCAGCTTCAACTTCAGCGGCGACATGGTCAAGCAAAGCGTGGGCAGCATGAGCGGCGGCGAAAAGGCGCGCCTGGTGCTGGCGATGATCGTCTGGCAGCGCCCCAACCTGCTGCTGCTCGACGAGCCGACCAACCACCTCGACCTGGCCACACGCGAGGCGCTGTCCATGGCGCTCAACGAGTTCGAAGGCACGGTCATGCTGGTCAGCCACGACCGCGCCCTGCTGCGCGCCGTGTGCGACGAGTTCTGGATGGTCGGGCGCGGCGCCGTAGGCCCGTTCGACGGCGACCTGGACGACTACCAGCGCTACCTGCTTGATGAAGCCAAGCGACAACGCGAGTTGGCCAAGACAGAAGCTGCAGCCGAACCCGTCGCTCCTGCGGCCACTATAGAAAAGAGAGCAGCACCCGCAGGCTGTTCGAGCGCTGGAGCCAAAAATGTCATTGACTTGGCAAGCAGCGCAGCGCCAGACGCGCGCGAGCAACGCCGGCTGGCGGCTGACGCGCGAGCGCAGCGGGCACAGCAGCTGCGCCCGATCAAGCGAGAGATTGACCAGATCGACCAGCGCCTGGCTGCGTTGGAGGGCGAGCGCGCAGCGCTGGAGGCGCAATTGAGCGACCAGCCTACCCCAGCCCAAATGGCCGAATGCGGCAGGCGCTTGAAGGCAGCTCTTGAAGAAACCCAGCGCCTGGAAGAGCGCTGGCTCGAACTTTCTTCGGAACTGGAAGGCGCCGCGCAGGGAAATTGA
- the prmB gene encoding 50S ribosomal protein L3 N(5)-glutamine methyltransferase yields MSTTALPPLAGATLGALVDSGATLLSAAGVSFGHGTTNAHDEAAWLVLWRLGLPLDTPLGDTPDSMQNRPVTQAELAQAATLFEERIATRKPAAYLTQEAWLQGVPFYVDERSIVPRSLIAELIADGSIDAFLSDSTHTVLDLCTGNGSLAVLAAMAWPDVQVTGADISADALAVARINVDKHGLEERIALVHSDGLAAVPGPWDLVVCNPPYVNQASMQTLPPEYRAEPALALAGGADGMDFVRRLLGELPDQLSEEGALLLEIGNERAHFEAAFPELPVYWLDTSAGADQVLLITQAALRGGAGVR; encoded by the coding sequence ATGAGCACCACCGCTTTGCCGCCGCTGGCGGGCGCCACACTGGGCGCATTGGTGGATTCGGGCGCTACCTTGCTCAGTGCAGCTGGCGTCTCTTTTGGCCACGGCACCACCAACGCCCACGACGAAGCCGCCTGGCTGGTGCTCTGGCGCCTGGGCCTGCCCTTGGACACACCCCTCGGCGATACACCGGATTCAATGCAAAATCGGCCTGTAACGCAGGCGGAGCTTGCGCAAGCAGCTACTCTTTTTGAAGAACGTATCGCCACACGCAAGCCTGCCGCCTACCTCACGCAGGAAGCCTGGCTGCAGGGCGTGCCGTTCTATGTGGACGAGCGCAGCATCGTTCCGCGCAGCCTGATTGCCGAGCTGATCGCCGATGGCAGCATCGATGCCTTCCTCAGCGACAGCACGCACACCGTGCTTGACTTGTGCACCGGCAACGGCAGCCTGGCCGTGCTGGCCGCCATGGCCTGGCCGGACGTGCAGGTAACTGGCGCCGATATTTCTGCCGACGCCCTGGCCGTCGCCCGCATCAACGTCGACAAGCACGGCCTGGAAGAACGCATCGCACTGGTGCATTCTGATGGCCTGGCCGCCGTGCCCGGCCCCTGGGATCTGGTGGTCTGCAACCCGCCCTACGTGAACCAGGCGAGCATGCAGACACTGCCGCCCGAATACCGCGCCGAGCCCGCGCTGGCCCTGGCGGGCGGGGCCGACGGCATGGACTTCGTTCGCCGGCTGCTGGGCGAGCTGCCTGACCAACTCTCCGAAGAAGGTGCACTGCTGCTGGAAATTGGCAACGAGCGCGCGCACTTCGAAGCCGCCTTTCCCGAGCTGCCGGTGTACTGGCTGGACACCAGCGCAGGTGCCGACCAGGTGCTGCTCATCACTCAGGCCGCGCTGCGCGGCGGCGCAGGCGTGCGTTAG
- a CDS encoding methyl-accepting chemotaxis protein has protein sequence MFLTMILRPGRWALGRMRVSLQMAVVSVAALAALLAVAALAGAGASAVLLWTVLGACVLLVIYLMAVVTNGLTADIAVLARTMEQATRGDLRARTALRGSSEMAELGRLLDGMVLTLSAMVADVRSNSALVSHAGEVLASGNRSLADRTEQQAASLEQTAASVEELSSTVHSNAETAKGADARASQVSQAAEQGAKAMARAVESVEAIQQGARRMNEIIGVIDGIAFQTNILALNAAVEAARAGEQGRGFAVVASEVRMLAGRSGEAAREIRQLIGASVQQVEASAGLIRTAGESIAGMASGIRSVALTMSEIATTGAEQSTGLSEITSAVQQLDQITQQNAQMVEHAVAQSLALGERASTLSKAVSRFQLQQGTAEEARALVERVVPLRNGLSREQFLRTITDKNQPWHDRDMYVFALDDAGHYLAFGGNSAKVGTRVQDVPGVAGDQLMADIMAQAESAPGWVEYDYVNPTSGKVQTKMSYVCLVDDLYVGCGVYKALVGGA, from the coding sequence ATGTTCCTGACAATGATTTTGCGTCCTGGGCGCTGGGCGTTGGGGCGCATGCGGGTGTCGCTGCAGATGGCCGTTGTCTCTGTGGCGGCGCTTGCGGCCTTGCTGGCTGTGGCCGCATTGGCCGGTGCTGGTGCGTCAGCGGTGTTGCTGTGGACGGTGCTTGGGGCCTGTGTGCTGCTGGTGATCTATCTGATGGCCGTGGTCACCAATGGGCTCACTGCGGATATTGCCGTTCTGGCACGCACCATGGAGCAGGCGACCCGAGGCGACCTGCGGGCGCGCACCGCCTTGCGCGGCAGCAGTGAGATGGCAGAGTTGGGGCGCCTGCTCGACGGCATGGTGCTGACGCTGTCTGCCATGGTGGCCGATGTGCGAAGCAACTCGGCCCTGGTGTCGCATGCCGGTGAGGTGCTCGCCAGCGGCAACCGCTCGCTCGCCGATCGCACCGAGCAGCAGGCGGCGAGCCTGGAGCAAACCGCCGCCAGCGTAGAAGAGTTGTCAAGCACCGTCCACAGCAATGCCGAGACGGCCAAGGGGGCTGATGCGCGCGCCAGCCAGGTCAGCCAGGCAGCAGAGCAGGGCGCGAAGGCCATGGCGCGTGCAGTGGAGTCGGTCGAGGCGATTCAGCAGGGTGCGCGGCGCATGAACGAAATCATCGGCGTGATCGATGGAATTGCTTTTCAGACCAATATCCTGGCACTGAACGCTGCGGTGGAAGCGGCGCGTGCCGGGGAGCAGGGGCGCGGCTTTGCCGTAGTGGCTTCGGAAGTGCGCATGTTGGCGGGGCGTTCGGGCGAGGCGGCGCGCGAGATCCGTCAGTTGATTGGTGCCTCGGTCCAGCAAGTGGAGGCGAGCGCGGGTCTGATCCGTACCGCTGGTGAGAGCATTGCCGGCATGGCGTCGGGCATTCGATCCGTGGCGCTCACCATGTCCGAGATTGCCACCACGGGAGCGGAGCAAAGCACGGGCTTGTCCGAAATCACTTCGGCAGTTCAGCAACTAGACCAGATCACGCAACAGAACGCTCAGATGGTGGAGCACGCCGTGGCGCAATCACTGGCGCTGGGAGAGCGCGCCAGCACGCTGTCGAAGGCGGTCTCCCGCTTTCAGTTGCAGCAGGGCACGGCCGAGGAGGCGCGTGCTCTCGTGGAGCGGGTCGTTCCATTGCGAAATGGTCTCTCGCGCGAGCAGTTTCTGCGAACGATTACCGACAAAAACCAACCCTGGCACGACCGCGACATGTATGTCTTTGCGTTGGATGATGCAGGGCATTACCTGGCGTTTGGCGGGAACAGCGCCAAGGTGGGAACACGCGTGCAAGACGTACCGGGCGTCGCTGGAGACCAGTTGATGGCGGACATCATGGCCCAGGCAGAAAGTGCGCCGGGTTGGGTCGAGTACGACTATGTCAATCCCACGTCCGGCAAAGTGCAGACCAAGATGTCTTATGTCTGCCTGGTCGACGACCTGTATGTGGGGTGTGGCGTGTACAAGGCCCTGGTCGGCGGCGCTTGA